A section of the Centroberyx gerrardi isolate f3 chromosome 8, fCenGer3.hap1.cur.20231027, whole genome shotgun sequence genome encodes:
- the fbxo4 gene encoding F-box only protein 4, which translates to MAGKIQQFNESAVIRSLKRFRDRYFPNAGKVGSDDVKPVAESGEDDPPLSFLDSLPVDVQFLVMTLLSPADICRLGATSQYWRAMVRDQLLWRYFLLRDMPYWPSIDHVTMPQLESLDAPLSSGDESLEDGEEGGDEESKDDYMAEYLKGCPACRQRWLPPRPPYEAVTSFLQSLVPSSEPRYAMFGPGMEQLDVSMVTRLMHAPDVLPVAGIPQRQINGVGSGISYTFNNQHKFNILTLYSTNRAERERARVEQQSVSNKLFTFEGTDQSGFPIFSPAPHVQEVCQVVDGFIYVANAERGRGEAELEAAQIRAVVSSAWGSTSRPLLVLSCVSREDPEVVRTTSLGSSSSRTRAKCRTPCVDMAKRLSLPQLPNPWMVQDTVAESLSGLLDGISWLLRCSGVKLYSS; encoded by the exons ATGGCAGGAAAGATACAGCAATTTAACGAGTCTGCTGTGATACGCAGCCTGAAGCGGTTCAGAGACAGATACTTTCCCAATGCGGGTAAAGTTGGAAGTGACGATGTGAAGCCTGTTGCCGAGTCTGGCGAAGACGACCCACCGCTGAGTTTTCTGGACAGTTTACCG GTGGATGTACAGTTCCTGGTCATGACCCTGCTGTCTCCTGCGGATATCTGTCGCCTGGGAGCCACCAGTCAATATTGGAGGGCCATGGTTAGAGATCAGTTACTGTGGAGATACTTCCTGCTCAGGGACATGCCCTATTGGCCCTCCATAGACCATGTGACCATGCCCCAACTGGAGTCTCTGGATGCCCCACTGAGTAGTGGAGACGAGAGcctggaggatggagaggaggggggagacgAGGAGTCAAAAGATGACTACATGGCCGA ATACCTGAAGGGCTGCCCAGCCTGCAGACAACGATGGCTCCCTCCGCGGCCTCCATATGAGGCTGTGACGTCATTCCTCCAGTCTCTGGTGCCGTCGTCCGAGCCACGCTACGCCATGTTCGGCCCCGGCATGGAACAGCTGGATGTCTCTATGGTGACGAGGCTCATGCATGCCCCGGACGTGCTTCCTGTGGCGGGCATTCCCCAGAGACAGATCAATG GAGTTGGCTCAGGGATCAGTTACACGTTCAACAACCAACACAAATTCAATATCCTGACTCTCTACTCAACCAACAG ggcagagagggaaagagccaGAGTGGAGCAGCAGAGTGTCAGTAATAAACTCTTTACCTTTGAAGGAACGGATCAATCAGGCTTCCCAATCTTCAGCCCGGCCCCTCACGTCCAGGAAGTGTGCCAGGTGGTGGACGGCTTCATCTATGTAGCCAACGCAGAGCGTGGGAGAGGTGAG GCGGAGTTAGAGGCAGCTCAGATCCGGGCTGTGGTGAGCTCTGCCTGGGGCTCAACCTCCAGGCCGCTCTTGGTGCTCTCCTGTGTCTCCAGAGAAGATCCAGAAGTAGTCAGGACTACCAGCCTGGGATCCAGTAGCAGCAGAACCAGGGCCAAGTGCAGAACTCCCTGTGTGGACATGGCAAAGAGACTCAGCCTGCCCCAGCTGCCTAATCCCTGGATG GTGCAGGACACAGTGGCAGAATCTCTGTCAGGTCTTCTGGATGGCATTTCCTGGTTGCTGAGGTGTTCAGGAGTCAAACTCTATAGTAGCTAA
- the rimoc1 gene encoding RAB7A-interacting MON1-CCZ1 complex subunit 1 produces MADDYRRQGFELERRIFELDIKCSSLRTEKQDDDYLQNASAILDKLKSFYRQGGESSSLPKLLQDYTQVILDITFYEENKLVDQEFPEDCSPFKIQQLLQDLTEPEVLAGRLAPAQEVQSVLGLELLECLYWRRGALLYMYCHTLHQRKQWIKKNKDTFLKCIQEGVRYLMRMLQVRNSVKLNDGVVLHDTATANFLSEGIFSDTHLLTMMYIGEMCFWAVKYEDCSVDTMDRKEDRLQFRDIGTQILNKYVLACEGPLQGQGWNTENAKEILSILQ; encoded by the exons ATGGCCGACGATTACAGACGACAAGGTTTCGAGCTGGAGAGACGGATATTTGAGTTGGATATTAAGTGCTCTAGTCTCCGAACTGAAAAACAAG ATGATGACTATTTACAGAATGCGTCTGCCATACTAGACAAGTTGAAAAGCTTTTACAGACAAGGAGGGGAGAGTAGCAGTCTTCCCAAGCTGCTTCAGGATTACACACAG GTGATCCTAGACATCACGTTTTATGAAGAGAATAAACTGGTGGACCAGGAGTTCCCAGAGGATTGTTCACCATTCAAAatccagcagctgctgcaggaccTTACCGAGCCAGAGGTCTTGGCAGGGAGACTGGCACCGGcgcaagag GTGCAGTCTGTGTTGGGCCTGGAGCTGTTGGAATGCCTCTATTGGAGACGTGGAGCCCTGCTGTACATGTACTGCCACACCCTTCATCAGCGTAAACAGTGGATCAAGAAGAACAAGGACACATTCCTTAAG TGTATTCAGGAGGGTGTGCGCTACCTGATGCGGATGCTGCAGGTGAGAAACTCTGTGAAACTCAACGATGGGGTGGTGCTCCATGACACTGCTACAGCCAACTTCCTATCTGAAG GCATCTTCTCGGACACCCACCTGTTGACGATGATGTACATTGGGGAAATGTGCTTCTGGGCAGTAAAGTACGAGGACTGCAGCGTTGACACTATGGATCGCAAAGAAGATCGCCTCCAGTTCCGGGACATTGGCACACAGATTCTCAACAAATACGTGCTCGCCTGCGAGGGTCCTCTGCAGGGCCAGGGCTGGAACACAGAGAATGCCAAGGAGATCCTTAGTATCCTACAGTGA